From the genome of Candidatus Brocadiaceae bacterium:
CGCGGGCACGGTGCGCACTTCCCAGGAAGAGGCCGATGGCGGCCGCTCACCCGGGGCCGGCCGGCCCGCCCGGCAGGATTTCCGCACAAACCTCGCCGGCCGCCCGGCGCCCGCCGCAGCCCGCGCAGGGCCTCTGGACGCCACACAGAGCGTCCACAGCCCCCGGACGGCAGCCCGGAGGACGTTCCCGGCGCATCGCACAAAGCGCACTGGAGAGACTTGACTTTGACCGCAGGAGGTCTATAATCTACGGCAACTGCGGATACTACTGTGCTCTCGGGCAGACAACAACTCGCCGAGGAGGGTCAGATGAGCGCCGTCACGAAGACGTTGGTCGTCCTGGTGTTCGTGTTCAGCCTTACGTTCGCCGTCACGCAGGTGATGCTCTACAACAAACGCACGAACTACAGCGAGGCCTACCGGAACGCGGACACGGCCCTCCGCACCGCCCAGGCGGGGCAGACCAAGGCCGAGGCCGAACTCAAGGAGACCCGTGAACTCCTTGAGACGTCCAAGGCCCGTCTCGAGTCCGAGAACGAACGGCTGCTGGGCGAGAAGCGCGACGCCGACGTTCAGGTCAAGGAGTTGCGGCAGCTCACCGGCGAGATGAACACAACGATCCAGACGCGCGACGGGCGCATCACGGCCCTCGAAGGCGACATCGCGACCCGCGACGCCAGCATCAAGCAGTTGCACGAGACCGTCGCGCAGCGCGATGCCGCCATCCAGGCCAACCTGGCGCGGATCGCCGAGCTGGACGCGACCGTGGCCGCACGCGACGCCACGATCGGGCAACTGGAGCATGACCTGACCCAGACCAAGATCACCCTGCAGGAGACGTCCGCCAGCGAGGAGCAGTTGCTGGCCATGATCCAGGAACTGAGACGTCGCAACGTGGCGATCCCGCCGATCTCACTGCCCATCGTCAACGGCCGCGTCGTCCGCGTCGATCCCGACTACATGATCGCCGTGGTGGACAAGGGGAAGGACGCCGGCGTGAAGCCGAACACGACGTTCACCCTGTACCGCGACGACCAGTACCTGGCACGCCTGATCATCCAGGAGGTGCAGAAGGACGCATCGGTCGGCCAGATCCAGTTGATCGCCGAGGGCATGACCATCCGGGAAGGCGATCGGGCCACCACGCAGATCCCGTGAACGGCCGCCTTTTCTTTGGCAACTGAAGGGCGCCTCCAACCATGGACAGCAAACTCATCCAGGGCCTCCTGCTCGCCGCCTGCCTGCTCCTCGTCTTCGCCTCCCTGGCGACCTGGTACGAAACGACCAAGTACACGGGTGAGCTCCGCCCCGTGACGGCCGCATCGAGCCGCCGAGCGCCCGAGGCGCCTGAGGCGCCCGAGGCGGAGGAGTCCGAGGGCGACGCGAGTTCGGAGGAAGCACCCGCCGCGTAGCCGGTCGAGTGAGGGCCCGCATCCGCCCCGTGCCCCCGCCCGACGGATGGGAGCCCGGTGGACGCGTGGCGCGCTCTGGACCGAGCGCGGGGACGAGCCGAACATCTGGGCCACGTAACCTGCGGCGACGCCGGGGGGAAGCGTGGCCCTTCTCTTTGTGCGCACGCACCGTTGGACTTGTGGTGGAACGGACGGCTATAATCCGGAAGACCTGACGGACGCTACAGGCGGAGGTGGCAGGGCAAATGGCGGCCAGACCCGGTGCGTCCTTCCGTCGTATCCTCAACACCGTGATGAGCTTCGGCGCCCTGGACCTGGGCATCGACCTGGGCACGGCCAACACGCTCGTCTGCGTCCCCGGCAAGGGGCTCGTCCTGATCGAGCCGTCCGTCGTCGCCATCAAAACCGGAACCAACCCGCCCTCCGTGCCGCTGGACGGCCGCGCCGTCGGCAACGAAGCCAAACGCATGATCGAGCGCACGCCGGAGAACATCCGCGCGATCCGCCCCCTCAAGGACGGCGTCATCGCCGACTTCGAGATCACCGAGATCATGCTGCGCTACTTCATCCAGAAGGTGCAGCGCCGTTCCTGGGGCATGCGCCCCCGGCTCCTCATCAGCGTCCCCAGCGGCGTGACGGCCGTCCAGAAGGAAGCCGTCAAGAACAGCGGCCTCAACGCCGGCGCACGCAAGGTCTACACCGTCGCCGAGCCCAAGGCCGGCGCCATCGGCGCCGGGCTCCAGATCAGCGAACCCGTCGGGTCCATGATCATCGACATCGGCGGCGGCACCTCGGAAGTCGCCGTGATGAGCCTGGGGGAGATCGTCACACTCGAGAGCCTCAACGTCGCCGGCGACGAGATGGACGACGCGATCATCAACTACGTGCGCGAAATGTACGGGCTCGAGATCGGCCACCGCACCGCCGAAGAGGTCAAGATCGCCATCGGGTCCGCCTACCCCCTCCAGGAAGAGGTCACCTACGAGATCCGCGGCAAAGACATCGCCGCCGGGCTGCCCCGCCGCCTCGAGATCAGCAGCGCCGAGATCCGCGAAGCGATCAGCCGGCCCGTCCTGCAGATCATCGACGCCGCCAAGTCCTGCCTGGACCGCACGCCCCCGGAACTGGCCAGCGACCTGCTCGACACCGGCATCACGGTCGTCGGCGGGGGCGCCCTCATCCCCGGCCTGAGCGAGCGCATGGCGGAGGAAAGCGGCCTGCCCGTGCGCGTCGCCGACGATCCCCTGACCGCCGTCGCGCGCGGCACCGCCCTGCTCCTCGAACGCATCGACGAGTATGAGAGCGTGCTCGCCGACTGACCCTCACACGCGCACCGCCACGCCGTGCTCCTTCAGGTAGGCCTTCAGTTCCGGCACGGCGATCTCGCCGAAGTGGAAGACGCTCGCCGCCAGCAGGATGTCCGCATGGCCATCCACCGCTCCCCGCAGGAAGTGCTCCAGCGTGCCCGCCCCCCCGCTGGCAATCACCGGCACGCCCACCCGGTCGGCAATGCCGCGCGTCAGCGGGATGTCGTAGCCCTCCCTGGTGCCGTCCGTGCGACGGCTGGTGGGCAGGATGGCCCCCGCCCCGCGCTCCTGGCCGGCCTGCGCAAACTCGAACGCATCGATCCCCGTCGGAGTGCGCCCGCCGTCGACGTACACCTCGTAGCCGCTCGGCAGCCGGGCGGACACGTCCACGTCCACGGCCAGCACGATGCGGTCGGAGCCGAACTCCCGGGCCGCCTCCTCGATCAGATGCGGCCGGCGCACCGCGGCGCTGCTCACGCTGATCCGGTCGGCCCCCGCGTCCAGCGCCGCCTCGACGTCGGCCAGCGACCGAATGCCCCCTCCGAGCGTCAGCGGAATGCCCACCGCCTCGGCCACCCGGCCGAAGACCTCCAGCATCGTGCCGCGCTTCTCCACCGTCGCCGTGATATCCAGGAAGGCCAGTTCATCGGCGCCATCCCTCTCGTAGGCCGCGCCGCACTCGACCGGGTCGCCGGCGTCGGCCAGGTCCACAAAGTGCACTCCCTTGACCACACGCCCGTCCTTCATGTCCAGGCACGGCATGATCTTCACAAGGTCGCCCACGGTGCGTTCTCCTGCGGATCAGAGGTGTTCCGGCACAGCTTACCACATGGGCGCCGGACCACAAGCGCTTGCACAAATGCCGCCATCGGTTATGCTGTGCCCCGCCGAGAGGACCGTCATGCTCATACGGGAGAGATGCCCGATGGAGTACGCCAGACTGGGAAGCAGCCGGGTGCGGGTCTCGCGCGTCGTCTTCGGCGCGTGGGCCATCGGAGGGTGGAGATGGGGCGGCGCCGACGACGCCGAGTCCGTCC
Proteins encoded in this window:
- a CDS encoding rod shape-determining protein, with product MSFGALDLGIDLGTANTLVCVPGKGLVLIEPSVVAIKTGTNPPSVPLDGRAVGNEAKRMIERTPENIRAIRPLKDGVIADFEITEIMLRYFIQKVQRRSWGMRPRLLISVPSGVTAVQKEAVKNSGLNAGARKVYTVAEPKAGAIGAGLQISEPVGSMIIDIGGGTSEVAVMSLGEIVTLESLNVAGDEMDDAIINYVREMYGLEIGHRTAEEVKIAIGSAYPLQEEVTYEIRGKDIAAGLPRRLEISSAEIREAISRPVLQIIDAAKSCLDRTPPELASDLLDTGITVVGGGALIPGLSERMAEESGLPVRVADDPLTAVARGTALLLERIDEYESVLAD
- the hisF gene encoding imidazole glycerol phosphate synthase subunit HisF codes for the protein MPCLDMKDGRVVKGVHFVDLADAGDPVECGAAYERDGADELAFLDITATVEKRGTMLEVFGRVAEAVGIPLTLGGGIRSLADVEAALDAGADRISVSSAAVRRPHLIEEAAREFGSDRIVLAVDVDVSARLPSGYEVYVDGGRTPTGIDAFEFAQAGQERGAGAILPTSRRTDGTREGYDIPLTRGIADRVGVPVIASGGAGTLEHFLRGAVDGHADILLAASVFHFGEIAVPELKAYLKEHGVAVRV